CTGTTAGGACAGGAACTGGTTACACAGAGCAGGTTACCAGGCTGACTCCCTTACCAGTGCACATAGTCCTTTGGTGCCAGCTTGCTGATAGATGGAACCACAGTGTGAAGCCACCAGACAGCATCTCGTTGGATGGCAGCAATTTGGTTCTGGAAAGAGCGTAGCACTTCCAGGTCTGTAAAAGAATCAGGTTACAAATGACACCTGTGTCAGAGCCCCACGGGGATCCAAGCAGGAGAGGGTTGCTGCCTCAAGAGCAAACAGTAGCCTGGGCTCTGAAGCATAAACAACAAACCAGGGGTGGAGGTAAACCAGATAACATCCCAGAACTGGCAGTACCCATGCTTTGCTTTTGGACATGCCCTGCAACACCCTGAGGTGTAGCATGAATGAATCAGAGTTGTGAGAAGATGACGTGGGCAGTCAGTTCAGGGACTAAAGCTCTGTCTGCTCAGCATGAGGTACTTGGTAACGCCTACAGCTGCTCCTTCACACTTTCTCTGGGCTCTCAACCACTGCCTCCACAGATACAAGAAGCACCCAGCCATGCAAATGCCACACCTCCCAACTCTGTCAGTCTCATGATGACAGGAAGCACCCCCAGGCCTCCATTCAGCATGGAGACTTACACCTCTGCCTAACCCTAGCTGCAGTGTTCTCCCAGCTTCAGGGAGAGACATCTGCCAAGCTGCCCACCTTCAGAGGGAACTAGGTTGTTGTGCttactctttttctctcctttgtccCAAGCAATTCCAGCCTCTTTCACCTGGGCTGTGATACCAAGCATCATGGAGACAGCTAGCAGATCAGTTATGTGGATGACAAACCGCTccttaaacaaaagaaaagaaaagaataaaaatagtgaGTTGAACCATCACTAACCAAAGCTGACTTATGGAAAAGTATTTCATTATCAAAAATTGAAAACATGGACGTTTGGAAATGGGATATAGGAATGCTGCTATGAGATGAGACACACATACTGATTTACTCAGATAACAAAGAGCCAGAGAACTAATGGCCAGAAAAACAGATACAGAAGAGCCAAGAACACCTCTGGTACATCCAGCAGCACATGAGTCAAACAAAGTGGTACCTTGAATTCCATTTCTGCATACTGGGattccttcctctcctgcaTAAGGCCCAGGCAGAAGGCCTGGAAGTTGATCTCATGCTTTGTCTGTTTGATGATCTCTCGCAGCAGAGCCCGGGAAGCCCGCAGATAATCGTCCTTGGTAGTCAAAAGATCCTGGAACACCATTGCCAGGTACTGGGGCcatacagagagagaaaactttCAGTGCACTGTAATGCATTTCCATCCAAATAAGTGAAAAGAGTTGGGAATAAATGTGCATGGGCACATTCTAACAAGTGCAGCAGTATCATTTCAAAGCAATATGATCTGATCACGGTTGTCCATGGGAAGACTTCATTTGAGCTCTGGTTCAGGTGAGTCTCTTGGGGACAGGGTGAGGGGTGGGATCATCCTCAGTCACACAAGACACCACACCTACCTTGGGAGCTtgctctgagctgtgctgaAGCACAGTATACAGGATCTGCATGTTGTTGGGATTTCTTGCATTTGATAGTTCGTTGAAAATCACAAACTTAATTGTGGTGCCCAGGTTATCCCTGTGGGCattcagcagctctctgcaagGGAAGACCAGAGGTATCAGAGCTGAGGTTCTGTTGCCGCTAGACCCACTGTTATGATTCCCCTTTGAAGTATTTAACACACAAAGGTGAAGAGGGCAGAGGAGCACACATGTCCAGCTGTGTTGAAGGATCACTAGAAGACATCCAAGCCCATGAAACTCATCTAAATGTTACACAGAACACTCCATGGTCCAACTTGGTATTTAACACCACTATGGAGACAGAGAGACCATTGAGGCCCTGGGCACCTCTTCCAGAGAGTTCCTGTCACTTCCTGACTCTTCCTGTCACAGACCCAGTACCTCACTTACCTGACACACAGCATGTAGTGGTTGAGAAGCACTTTTGGCTTGAGACGAATTTTGATCAGGTTGGAGATAACTTCCATGTCCTCAGAGCTGTGGGTGTTGCAGTTCATACAGACTGACATCAACAAGTCCTGAGCTGGCTTGGTCAACTGCAACGAGAGAACAGAAAGACTACAGCCACCTGCCACCCCAGATCAGACACGTAGCTAGCACGCAATACACAGCACTTTCGGCTGTATTCCAGGCCAGGTCCAGAAGAGTTGTGCTCCAGCAGCTTCCATCCTTACCTTTGGATTTTGCAGCCACATCTCCAGCCTCTGCACGGCCATCTGCCGCACCTCTTTGTAGCCACAGGTTGCTGTCAGCAGTCGAAGGAGGTTCCTGGAGACATTGTCCATGGGCTGGCGCCGGTTGAGCTGGTCCCGCAGCATGTCCAGGACATATTCCTCCACACTCTCTGCAAGGTCTTCATACCTGGGCCACACAAACTGGGTTTTATTCACTTCCACACAAGGCAGCTCGGTCAGGCTCTGCTGTGTCCGCAGAGTCCTTTCCAGTTCATGGTAATGTtgcaaacaagcaagcaaacaaaaagcatttgctgctttctcctggGACCAGCTGTACCCGATGTGCTCTGGCAAGAGTCATGGGAcagccagagcagagagggggctgcctgctgcagcactgcaggagtgGGTGAGCACAGACAGGGCTGAAACAGTGCTATGTCACAAGAAGAGGCACTGTACCTGGGCATGAGCTGACCCTCCTGCTCAGggctcattttttcctctgcaatcAGCAGCTCACTCTGGCTGTCTTCCTCCTCTGTCATGGAAGGGTGTGGGCTACTCCCTAAGAGAGACCAGCACACAGCATGCTTCAGGAGACAATTCTTTCTAGAGATGACCTGCTCACACTCTTATGTGTTCAATTTCTCCTAAGGATCCCCTTTAGCCACACCACACTAGTCCCTGCCTCACACAGGGTCACATGCAGGCACATTCTCAAAGCCTTTTTCACTCATATATCCCTGAGAAATGAAAGAACcccaaaagagagaaaaagcaatgcTTGGAACTCAAAAGTCTGGTCTATGTGTTACAAATTCTTCTCACCAGGCTCCATCCTCTCCCTACCCCTTTGCTTCCCAAACATCTTCTTACCAGCACTAAGGTCTCCTCCACTACGTCCAACTTCTCCATGCAGGAGCATGCTCTTAGGAGGCATCTTTGTGTTAAAAGCTGTTTGGATGTTATCCACAAATGTCTTGCAGTGAGGGCTGTCCACCCAGATCCTCTCCCCAAGAGAGTCCTCAATGTAAACCTGCAGGACAGAGCACAAATCTTTTCACAAGaagacaatttttctttttttttatcctggttAAAGGAGCAACTGTGAGGCTCCCcggtttttatttattttcactatGCAGCTGCAAAGTAGGAAACAAGCACAACCATTGCATGgatgaaaagcagagcagatgcCTGCAGGGAAGTcacacagaagtaaaaaaacaaagcaccatGTCCCAAGCTCTACTGAGCACTGTCCCTCCCAAACAGCAAAGCTGATCATGCCTTAGCAAAGATTTTACAATTTCTACCACCAAAATACAGCAGCTGTTTTTTCAAAAGCCTGTCCTTTTTGAGTTAATGGGCTGTTTTACAAACTAAGAAGTAAGAAGTCTCTGTGACACTTTTATCAATACAGATTGCCAAAggcatctcagaaaaaaaaacagaaacaaagcaaaggagGCCACAGCATTTCAACAACCAGTagggatttttctttaaaaaaataaaaaataccaaacaaaccTTTTAACTTTTGACAATGCAGCATGGGCACAGTCTCCAGTTTCTGCCTCCTCTAGCTGCATTCCCTATGCTGGGCAGTAGGCCACTAAAccccccctttccctgcagcaggaatAAATCCTCTGCTGCAATCCTACCCCAACAGCTGCACATTTCCCCACCCCAGCCAGTGCTACCCAGCCTGCCCACCACTGCCTCAGCCCAGCAGGAGCACCCTTGGCTCAACAACCTTGACAAAGATCTCTGGCCAGTTCTCATCCTCTTCATAAGCTGCCATGAGGAGGTTGCAGGCCAAGACAGACACGAGGCTGTTCCCTTTGGCTTTGAAGTTGATGGAGGCATCTCTTCGGAGCAGGCTGCAGAGTGCCTGGAATAtcacccattaaaaaaaaaaaaaaacaaaccaaaaaaataagcaagcaaTCTAGcaaaaaagcacacagaaaatctttagaaaaatatatcaGCAAGCCCCAGAGTCTCAACACGTTAGAGCCCTCACCTCTATGACCCCTTCAGTGGCAAAGatgtttggtttgatttttgccAGGTACATGAGGCTCAGGTACAGAGTGGTGTCAGGTTTGGCTCTGttcattttcagctgcttcaCTGCTCCACACAGCACCCCCTCAATTCGATCGTCGttcccttctgcctctgctgcctcAATTTCATCCAGCAGCACTGTGGGGACAACTGCAAGCACCAACACATGGGCATCAGCATCTCCAAGAAACAACCCACTCCAGGACGTTGGCAAGGCCAGGCTTCAGGAAAGCCAAGCATGGCCCAGCTCACCTTTAGCATTGGCTTTTCCCTACCCAACTGCTATGAAACAATTCTGTTTCACAACTGACAATAACCCTTAATTAATTTTTGGCTGGTCTGTGTTAAATGATCCCCTGTAAATGTACCAAACACCAGAAAATAGAGTGACAATTCCAAAAAAGTAAACTACATTCAGCCCCCGAGTCTgttaaagaaacatttaaataaaataccacAATACAGACTCAAAAGATTTCCTGGAGGAGTCTTTTAGATGCTGCTACTGAACAGTTCTCAGCCAGAGAGCCAACAGGAGAGGAGACCAAAGTGTGACCTTGCTCCCCATATCCAGCAGATGAAACCCTTAGTGACAGCACATCAATATCAACGTGTGGGCTTAGAGAAAGGCTCCTGGGCTgaagctgcagaggaagggaaaCTGCACTTCCCATCCTCACCCAACGCAGGAGACCTCACCTTCGATGGGGATGACAGACGGCTCCTTGATGGAGGGCGAGATCGCTCGCTTCTCCGCCACGGCCGCCTCTGCCAGGCGTCCCAGGGCGCTGAGGGGAGGTGTGGAGGAGAGCTTGGGACGCTTGGTCAGGCCGGGCAGCCCCGCCGGGCCCGACAAAGCGGTGGCCGCGTCCCGTTTGCGTTCGGAGGGCAGCCCGGGGGGTGCCGGTTTCAGGAGGGTGACGGCGGCTTTGCCCTCGCCGCTCTGCCCCTTGGAGCCCAGCGCGATGAAGTCTCCCGGCGGCGGGTGCGCTGCAAGGGGAGAAAGGGACCGACATGAGAGCACCGGCCCGTGCCCCACCGagccacccacccacccacccacccacccactcgCTCCCGGTACCGCTCCCGGTACCACTCCCGGTACCACTCCCTATCCAGGCGGCCGCAGCGCCCCGGCACTCACCGGAGGGTTTGGGCACGGCGCTGGGCCGCCGCACGGCGGCCGCCTTGGGCCGGTTCATGGTGCCGGTGAGCACGGACACCCCGGACCGGCAGCCACCGACCGGAAACGGAAATTTATCGGCTCCGTCAGCCCCGTCCCACCGGGCTGCTCAGCCAGAGCGGCACCTCCCGCTCCCGTCCTGCGGGACAGCGCCGCCTTGTGGCGGGAGGGCGGTAGCGGGGTGCAGGAGTGCGCACGAGCCcggggagggcagagggggagagagagagagagagagagagagagagagagagagagggacgGGGTCTGTGAGGTGAGCAAGggggctgtgaggggacaggggggtcTGTGAGAGAACAGGGGGGGCTGTGAGAGGAATAGGGGGGCTATGAGGGGGTCTGTGAGGGGAATAGGGGGCCatggggggagcagggctgtgagGGGGACGGGAGCTGTGAGACGGAGGGGGAAGACATGAGGGGAACCGGGGGGGGCTGTGAGGAGGACAGGGGGGTCATGAGAGGAACGGGGCTGTGAGGGGGACGGAGGAGCTgtgagaggggagaggggtCTATGAGGGGGACAGGAAGACTGTGAGGTGGACAGGGTGGTCATGAGGGGGACGGGGGAGCTGTGAGGGGGACAGAGTGGTCATGAGGGGAACAGGGTGGCTGTGAGGGGAGCAGGGGtctgaggggaaaagggggtCTGTGAGGGAGGTCATGAGGGGAACTGGGTGGGCTGTGAGGTGAATGGTGCTgtgaaggggagaagggggctGTGAAGGGACAGGGGGGTCATGAGGGGGACTGAGGGGTCTGTGAGGGGAACAGAGTGGTCATGAGGGGAACAGGGGGGCTGTGAGGGAAAAGGGGGTCtgtgaggaggagagggaggtcATGAGGGGAACTGGGGAGGCTGTGAGGGGAACTggggggctgtgaggggaaCAGTGCTGTGAGGGGTAGAAGGGGGCTGTGAAGGGACAGGGGGGTCATGAGGGGGACTGGGGGGGTCTGTGAGGGGAGCAGGGGTCTGAGGGGAAAAGGTCtgtgggggggagagggaggtcatgaggggaactgggagggctgggaggggaaaaaaggactgagggggagaaggggctgtGAGGGGAACAGGGGGCTGTGAGGGAAAAGGGACTGTGACGGGGAGAGGGTGGCTGAGGGGAACAAGGGGGCTGTGAGGAAACAGGGGTCATgggggggctgtgaggggaaCTGGGGGCTCTGTGAGGGGAGAGGGGTCTgtgagggggagaggaggatcATGAGGGGAACGGGGGGCGGTGAGGAACAAGGGGGCTGTGAGGGGAATgggggggctgtgaggggacagGAGGATCATGAGGGCAATGGGGGGCTGCAAGGGAAAGGGGACTGTGAGGGGGAGAGGACGGCTGTGAGGGGAACAAGGGGGCTGTGAGGAGACGGGGGTCatgagggggagagggggctgtGAGGGGACATAGGGGTCATAAGGGAGctgtgaggggagaggagggactATGCAGGGAAGAGGGTGGCTGTGAGGGGATATGGGGGTCATAAGGGAGCTGTGAGGGGAACGGGGCTGAGGGGAGCAGGGGTCTGAGGGTAAAAGGGGGACTGTGAGGGGGAGTGGGAGGTCATGAGGGGGACTGGGGGGGCTGTGAGGAGGATAGAGGGActgtgaggggagagggggctgTGAGGGGAGAGAAGGATTCATGAGGGGAACAAGGATACTGTGAGGGGGAGAAAGGGCTGTGAGGGGTATGGTGGGGCTGTCAGGGAAGAGTGAGGGCACCGAGGGGCTGGGATTGTGGCTGGAATTTGAAGGGGTAATGAGATGGGTGAGCCGAGCTTGCCCAAGGAGTGTGGATGTCCCAAGGAGGTTCcaggccagattggatggggcttggagcaacctggtctagtgggaggtgcccctggcCATGGCACGGGGTGGGACTGGATGGTCTTTGATTgctcttccaacccaaacaatccTGGGGTTCCATGATTAGGGGCAGAAACTGAGGATTTGATGAGGGGGGCGAGATTTAGGGCTGAAACTGGGGGGCTGGAATTGGAGGGGGATTGGATTGGGGTTGAAATTGAGCAGCTGGGATTGGGGGCATGGAATTGGAAGGGCCACAATAAAGGACTAAAGCTCGGGGGGCAGGGAAGGTATTGTGGCAACCATACATCCCcgttcccccccctccccatgtcaccacccctgtccccatgtTGAGCTCCCAGGACAAGCTCTCCACGCTCTCTGTGTGCCTTTATTGCAGCAGGGACCACCCACACCTCACCCCTCAACACCCCCCCACTGGCCAAACCCCCACCCTgtgcccctgtccccagccgTGCTGGCAGGGGCCACATGGCAGCAGGGGATAGTCCCCACTGCCTCCTCCATCCTGTCCTGGAGGGTCAGAGCGTTGAGCATCTCCTGGAGCGGTGGATTCAGTGAGATGGTTGTGTCCTACAGCCTCCTCCtcacagccacagcagggaGAAGCCCTGGCTGAGGCTGAGGCCGAGGTCACTGACAGTGAGAACCTGTGGGGATATTTTGGGGTACAGGCTTGGCAGGGGGAATGAGGAGCATCCTTTCCCctaccagctctgctccccctaAACCTCATCGTGTCAGGACAACCTGACACGGACCTGGGAGTCCTAACCCACCTCCTCAGCCACTGTCCCTGCAACAAgggctgggggagaagggaTGGACCCTCAGGACAGGGCACCCCAAGATGGGGCCATACCTGGTTGTCCAAGTAGGAGAAGGGCTTCTCCTGGCCGTTCAGGAGGACCTTGCTGGGCCGCTTGCTCACACCAAAGATGCTCAGGGTGTCAATGGTGGCCTCCTTGGCCTCGGTGCTGGCGTGAAGTACGGTGGAGGTGAAGACGTTCTGCATGAGGGGACGGGCATGAGCCTGAGGTGGCCAAGTGCCACGGGACTCCCCgcctctgccctccccaccaCATCCCACCTGTGTGACGTTGAACACCAGGTAGGAGTAGCTGCCCTGCTCAAAGGTGTCCAGGCTCTCACCATCATCCCAGAAGAGGTCCCCCCAGGCAGTGGCACTTGAGGACAAGGCCACGATGAGGCGCAGGGGGTTCCCTCGCGTCACCTTGCTGGTGGTCCCTGGTTTCTAGGGTTCAAAGACACACGGGTGCTGTGGGACTGTgagcagctggggtgggggtctgggacctgaggtgctggtggggaCACACATGCTGTGAACAGCCCCCAGGGTGGTGACAGGTGGGTGCTCACCTGGGTGGGGAGGATGGCACCTTCCCGGACGTGCAGGTTGAGGTGCTCCAGAGGGGCCGACATCTTCAGCATCTCCCCACTGCTGTTCACCAAGGAGCCCTGGGCAGGCAGCGAGGGCACACGGGGGTCAGGGGCACGGCAGGGAGGAGCAGCCATCCCCACTCTTTCCTCCACCGGGGCTTGCTGGGCTCAGGTGTCTTCCCACCCACAGCCCCGATATAGTTAAGCAGAGACCACACAACCGCCAGCCACGTGCTGTTGTGCTCCTCACCGTGTAAAAGTCATACCACAGGCCTCGGGGGACATAGCCTGTGACCGAGTCCACCCCAGGCTCCAGCACTGGTGTCACCAGCAGGCTGCGGCCCCACAGGAACTGCCTGTCCAGCCCCAAGGTGGCCGCATCCTGGGGGAACCTGTGGTGGGATGGAGACACCACTTGGATCATCCGCTTATCCATGATCCAGACAAAGCATCTTCCCTGTGATGCTCTTACTCAAAGAACAAGGGCCGGGCGACTGTGTCCCCTTGCAGGTGGGCATGGTGGAAGAGGGTGTagaggaagggcaggagggagtAGCGGGTCAGCAGCACATCCTTCATGGCCGTCCTCGCCGCTGGGCTGAACACTGTCGGATCCTGGGCCTGGGGGGGGTTGCAGGGAGTCAGCAGCCACCCCACTCCCACCAGGTATCCCTGCTACTCCTCGGCCACCCACATCCCATACCCCCCCCCCCGGAACACCTCCCCCCAGGCACGCTGCCCTCCACCTTCTCGTTTTGGGTGTTGTGGTTGCGGGCGAAGGGATAGAAGGCACCGAGCTGCATCCAGCGGGTGCACAGCTCCTCCGAAGTGCTGCCAGAGAAACCACAGATGTCCGCCCCGACCAGAGGGATGCCAAAGAGGCTGAAGCTCAGCAGCCCTGAGGGCAGGGATGGTCAGCAAGGTGTAGGGAGTTTTGGAGACGTCtccaaataaaaagcagaaagctccaatggagctgggggtgctggcagggggagGTCTGCATGCAGCCCACTCCACCCACCTGGGATGGAGTAATACATGTCCTTCCACTGGCTCCGGTTGTCACCCAGCCAGTGCCCTGAGTACCGGCCCTGGCTGGGGAAGGTGGAGCGGGAGATGACAAAGGGACGCTTCCCCCGGATCTGGATCAAGGCGCTGGAAAGCAACAtggagagctggaggcagcACGTAAGAGCAGCCCCCCAGTAGTTCACCTTATCCCACAATGGTAGAAGGAGAGGTccagccccaccacagccctgcagtgctggagtgTTGGCCCGAGTGGTACAGGGAAGGTGGGCcttccacccatccctccaggaGTGCTGTTGGCTCCCCTTCTCTGCTGGTTTAATCCCATCCTGGACGCTGTGAGCAGCCAGAGCATCTCTCCTTTGGGTGAGCCACTCAGATCCTTGACCTTTTCTATTTAGCCTTGAGCAGCAGGGTTttgtcccatcccatccctgggccagcaggaagcaggatGCTTGGGTACCTCGCTGTGGCTTTGGCTTCCATTAGCCCATAGAGGTTGTGGAGGTTGTAGTGCACTGAGACCTTCTGCTTCGCTGAGGCACACACTGTCCTTGCAGAGAGGGaatctcccagcacagctgccaggaGGGAGAGCCCCTGTTGGcacatggggtgggggggtccaGGGGACACAGACCCCCACCATGCTTGCTGGCTCTGCGCTCAGGAGCCAGCCATCACTGCCAACACAGCACCAAAAGCTCACACAGATGGTCCCATCCCACACCCTGACATTACCCTGACAAGAGTGCAAGGCTTGGGCATGAATACCAACACACACAAGGACGGGTGGAGATGTGTGAATGGGAAATGTGACAGCTCTTAAAAATGGTTTTCTCCCCTAGCACTTGGTTGCCAGTGATCTCAAAGCATATGGTACCTACAGCTCCATACCTGGAGTGTAGGGTGGGCTGTCGAGTTCTCCCGGGGGGCAGCCATCTTTAGACCCATCCATGAAGTTGGATGGCTCATTCATGTCCTGTGCAAAGAAAATCATGGAGCATGTTCAAGGGAAAGGTTTGGGGAATTAGCAGATGAACCTGGAAAAGCCACATTTGATGGTCCTCCAGGACACACACTGGGTGCAagctgagctgccagcaggaaCTGACCCCGAGGCCAGGAGGGACTTACGATCCAGAGGCCATCGAAAGGCACATGGGCGTGGAAGCTCTGTAGGTTCTCCAACCACCACTGGTGTGTGTCTGGGTTGGAGAAGTCTGCAAAGGCAGTGGAGCCGGGCCAGACCTGAGGGGACACCACAAAACCACAGGTTCAGAAGGCAGGCAGCTTGTGGGGGGCTGTTGTGGGGAATGGGGTGCCATGAAGCTGTGAGACCCGGGGGTGAGATGGGCCATAAAACAGAAgataaacccatgctgactgcttGAAGTTCTGTCTGGATGCAacatccctcctgcctccctggtACCTCAGAGCCTTGGGATGTTGGGGAcccctctgcagcctgggggAGGGTGTGATTTTTCCACACTTTGCCTCACTTCAGGAATTTTGGCCgtttcctttttccccacattttcAGGATGTATTAAAAGCCCCCTCCTTGTAGAAGATGGAGAGCCAGTGGGAGCAAACagctgggaaaggcagggacAAACTGTGAGGAAACTGCACAGAGCAGATCCAGAGGTGTGTGTCCATCATGGACAACCTCCCCTTAACCCAGAAacaggaagggagagaaatcAGATGACTCTCTTGGGCAGCACCACCAAGTCCAGTAAGCTCATATGACTTCCACAGGCAGGGGCTGGTTCCTGGGGCtgatggagatgctgggaggtgACATGCAAGGCTGAGGGTTGAGCAAGACTCTGGCAATCATCCCAGAGAAGTCCTTCAGCTTGGCTTTCCCTCCAGCACAAGGGATGAAATCCCAACCCTGCTGTTGCACAAGTTCACAGGGATGGGATTTCCCCCTCCAGAGCTCCTCACCTGCCCAATGAGTGGCTGCCCTTGGGTGGTGTTGAGGAACAAGCCCCGTCTCAAACCTTCATCGAAAGGCCAGTAGGAGCCATGAGGTCTGGTGCTGCTGATGCCAGGATCCTGGGGATGGAACAAAGGGTCAGTGCCTTTCCCAACAGACCGTggtccctttcccctgctgGGTCACTGTGATTCAGAGATGACAACCCAGATGGGGTCAGACAGAGCCCACACATGGTAGCTGATTCCCTCAAGGGGAACAGAAACT
The sequence above is a segment of the Heliangelus exortis chromosome 17, bHelExo1.hap1, whole genome shotgun sequence genome. Coding sequences within it:
- the LOC139804132 gene encoding lysosomal alpha-glucosidase-like isoform X3, which encodes MKSYQKLTTPQPVSCRVEEEEGAGSTPTSHEKLAPWWVGSGLLLAAVLLSAITVWVLRQVSGGWPGTALPPKCLLAPESHRFDCYPERHVVVTQELCESRGCCFIETSPPAEGKRGVPWCFYPPDFPSYTLESLNQTALGMVGLLVRREKAYYPRDIEILRLDVEFETDTRLHIKITDAANPRYEVPLEIPRVTKRAENPIYSLDFSRDPFGVQLRRRATGTVLLNTTVAPLIFADQFLQISTLLPSQFLYGLGEHRGTLLHSLDWSTLTLWARDVSPTESFNLYGAHPFYLMMEEGGDAHGIFLLNSNAMEVALQPAPGLTWRTIGGVLDFYIFLGPDPNMVIQQYQQVIGFPAMPPLWALGFHLCRWGYGSSNETWQTVKAMRNYQIPQDAQWNDIDYMDGYRDFTLDPQKFTSLPSLVEDLHKHGQRYVMILDPGISSTRPHGSYWPFDEGLRRGLFLNTTQGQPLIGQVWPGSTAFADFSNPDTHQWWLENLQSFHAHVPFDGLWIDMNEPSNFMDGSKDGCPPGELDSPPYTPAVLGDSLSARTVCASAKQKVSVHYNLHNLYGLMEAKATASALIQIRGKRPFVISRSTFPSQGRYSGHWLGDNRSQWKDMYYSIPGLLSFSLFGIPLVGADICGFSGSTSEELCTRWMQLGAFYPFARNHNTQNEKAQDPTVFSPAARTAMKDVLLTRYSLLPFLYTLFHHAHLQGDTVARPLFFEFPQDAATLGLDRQFLWGRSLLVTPVLEPGVDSVTGYVPRGLWYDFYTGSLVNSSGEMLKMSAPLEHLNLHVREGAILPTQKPGTTSKVTRGNPLRLIVALSSSATAWGDLFWDDGESLDTFEQGSYSYLVFNVTQNVFTSTVLHASTEAKEATIDTLSIFGVSKRPSKVLLNGQEKPFSYLDNQVLTVSDLGLSLSQGFSLLWL
- the LOC139804132 gene encoding lysosomal alpha-glucosidase-like isoform X1 — translated: MPGAGPRQAGQGGPGARCHPSAGWGPPGCTLCLARTMKSYQKLTTPQPVSCRVEEEEGAGSTPTSHEKLAPWWVGSGLLLAAVLLSAITVWVLRQVSGGWPGTALPPKCLLAPESHRFDCYPERHVVVTQELCESRGCCFIETSPPAEGKRGVPWCFYPPDFPSYTLESLNQTALGMVGLLVRREKAYYPRDIEILRLDVEFETDTRLHIKITDAANPRYEVPLEIPRVTKRAENPIYSLDFSRDPFGVQLRRRATGTVLLNTTVAPLIFADQFLQISTLLPSQFLYGLGEHRGTLLHSLDWSTLTLWARDVSPTESFNLYGAHPFYLMMEEGGDAHGIFLLNSNAMEVALQPAPGLTWRTIGGVLDFYIFLGPDPNMVIQQYQQVIGFPAMPPLWALGFHLCRWGYGSSNETWQTVKAMRNYQIPQDAQWNDIDYMDGYRDFTLDPQKFTSLPSLVEDLHKHGQRYVMILDPGISSTRPHGSYWPFDEGLRRGLFLNTTQGQPLIGQVWPGSTAFADFSNPDTHQWWLENLQSFHAHVPFDGLWIDMNEPSNFMDGSKDGCPPGELDSPPYTPAVLGDSLSARTVCASAKQKVSVHYNLHNLYGLMEAKATASALIQIRGKRPFVISRSTFPSQGRYSGHWLGDNRSQWKDMYYSIPGLLSFSLFGIPLVGADICGFSGSTSEELCTRWMQLGAFYPFARNHNTQNEKAQDPTVFSPAARTAMKDVLLTRYSLLPFLYTLFHHAHLQGDTVARPLFFEFPQDAATLGLDRQFLWGRSLLVTPVLEPGVDSVTGYVPRGLWYDFYTGSLVNSSGEMLKMSAPLEHLNLHVREGAILPTQKPGTTSKVTRGNPLRLIVALSSSATAWGDLFWDDGESLDTFEQGSYSYLVFNVTQNVFTSTVLHASTEAKEATIDTLSIFGVSKRPSKVLLNGQEKPFSYLDNQVLTVSDLGLSLSQGFSLLWL
- the LOC139804132 gene encoding lysosomal alpha-glucosidase-like isoform X2 — translated: MSRGDTCIARTMKSYQKLTTPQPVSCRVEEEEGAGSTPTSHEKLAPWWVGSGLLLAAVLLSAITVWVLRQVSGGWPGTALPPKCLLAPESHRFDCYPERHVVVTQELCESRGCCFIETSPPAEGKRGVPWCFYPPDFPSYTLESLNQTALGMVGLLVRREKAYYPRDIEILRLDVEFETDTRLHIKITDAANPRYEVPLEIPRVTKRAENPIYSLDFSRDPFGVQLRRRATGTVLLNTTVAPLIFADQFLQISTLLPSQFLYGLGEHRGTLLHSLDWSTLTLWARDVSPTESFNLYGAHPFYLMMEEGGDAHGIFLLNSNAMEVALQPAPGLTWRTIGGVLDFYIFLGPDPNMVIQQYQQVIGFPAMPPLWALGFHLCRWGYGSSNETWQTVKAMRNYQIPQDAQWNDIDYMDGYRDFTLDPQKFTSLPSLVEDLHKHGQRYVMILDPGISSTRPHGSYWPFDEGLRRGLFLNTTQGQPLIGQVWPGSTAFADFSNPDTHQWWLENLQSFHAHVPFDGLWIDMNEPSNFMDGSKDGCPPGELDSPPYTPAVLGDSLSARTVCASAKQKVSVHYNLHNLYGLMEAKATASALIQIRGKRPFVISRSTFPSQGRYSGHWLGDNRSQWKDMYYSIPGLLSFSLFGIPLVGADICGFSGSTSEELCTRWMQLGAFYPFARNHNTQNEKAQDPTVFSPAARTAMKDVLLTRYSLLPFLYTLFHHAHLQGDTVARPLFFEFPQDAATLGLDRQFLWGRSLLVTPVLEPGVDSVTGYVPRGLWYDFYTGSLVNSSGEMLKMSAPLEHLNLHVREGAILPTQKPGTTSKVTRGNPLRLIVALSSSATAWGDLFWDDGESLDTFEQGSYSYLVFNVTQNVFTSTVLHASTEAKEATIDTLSIFGVSKRPSKVLLNGQEKPFSYLDNQVLTVSDLGLSLSQGFSLLWL